One genomic window of Polynucleobacter sp. HIN11 includes the following:
- a CDS encoding NADP-dependent malic enzyme, with amino-acid sequence MSQSGNKPNQNKEEQIKALREAALKYHEFPVPGKISIAPTKQLTNQRDLSLAYTPGVAAACEEIKRDPATAFRYTARGNLVGVVTNGTAVLGLGDIGALASKPVMEGKAVLFKKFAGIDVFDIEVNESDPDKLVEVIAALEPTFGGINLEDIKAPDCFLVERKLRERMKIPVFHDDQHGTAIVVAAAILNGLKVVGKDITKVKLVTSGAGAAALACLELLVHLGLPKSNIWVTDIIGVVYEGRTELMDPQKTPFAQKTDKRTLGDVIEGADVFLGLSAGGVLKSEMVAKMADKPLVFALANPTPEILPEEVKLVRPDAVMATGRTDYPNQVNNVLCFPFIFRGALDVGATTITTEMEIAAVKAIAELAQAEQSDVVAAVYSSENLAFGPDYLIPKPFDPRLITVIAPAVAKAAMDCGVASRPIKDFALYKDQLQQFVYHSGTVMKPLFGIAKKIPMEQKRIVFCEGEDERVMRAVQIMLDESLVNPILIGRPSVIEHRIEKYGLRMKSGVDIEIVNPESDVRYRDFWQTYLQLTERKGVTESFAKLEMRRRNTLIGSILLKKGQADGMICGTISNTAMHLKYIDEVIGHEPGATVYGAMSGLILPNRQVFLVDTHVNIDPSAAELAEITLLAASEMRKLGMTPKVALLSHSNFGSSDAPSAAKMREVLAILQKAAPELEVDGEMHGDCALDPEIRAGAITNSSLRGEANLLVLPNIDAANISYNLLKTAAGNGVAIGPLLLGVAKPIHILTPAATVRRIVNVSTLAVVEAATQSKGLF; translated from the coding sequence ATGAGTCAATCTGGCAATAAACCTAATCAAAATAAAGAAGAGCAAATTAAGGCTTTGCGTGAGGCTGCCCTTAAGTACCACGAGTTTCCGGTCCCCGGCAAAATATCAATTGCCCCCACCAAGCAATTAACCAATCAACGTGACCTTTCTTTGGCTTACACGCCAGGTGTAGCAGCGGCTTGTGAAGAAATCAAACGAGACCCTGCCACTGCATTTCGCTATACCGCTCGTGGTAATTTAGTTGGGGTGGTCACCAACGGTACGGCCGTGTTGGGTTTGGGTGATATTGGCGCACTCGCCAGTAAGCCGGTGATGGAAGGCAAGGCGGTACTTTTTAAAAAGTTTGCTGGGATTGATGTGTTTGATATCGAGGTCAACGAAAGCGATCCCGATAAATTAGTTGAAGTAATTGCTGCCCTAGAGCCGACCTTTGGCGGAATTAACCTCGAGGATATTAAGGCCCCGGATTGCTTCTTGGTTGAGCGCAAACTCCGTGAGCGCATGAAGATTCCAGTCTTTCATGATGATCAACATGGCACAGCCATTGTGGTGGCAGCAGCGATTCTCAATGGTCTAAAAGTTGTTGGTAAAGATATTACGAAGGTTAAGTTAGTGACATCCGGTGCCGGCGCGGCCGCGCTGGCCTGTTTGGAGTTATTGGTTCATCTTGGCTTACCTAAGAGCAATATCTGGGTAACCGATATTATCGGTGTGGTTTATGAGGGCCGCACTGAGCTCATGGATCCGCAGAAAACACCATTTGCGCAAAAGACCGACAAGCGCACCTTAGGCGATGTGATTGAAGGGGCTGATGTATTTTTGGGCTTATCGGCTGGTGGAGTTTTAAAGTCCGAGATGGTTGCCAAAATGGCAGATAAGCCACTTGTGTTTGCCTTAGCAAATCCAACCCCTGAGATCTTGCCGGAGGAGGTCAAGCTGGTTCGTCCCGATGCCGTAATGGCAACTGGGCGAACGGATTACCCCAATCAAGTGAACAACGTCCTGTGCTTCCCATTCATCTTTCGCGGGGCTTTGGATGTTGGGGCAACCACCATTACCACTGAGATGGAAATCGCGGCAGTGAAGGCAATTGCTGAATTAGCTCAAGCAGAACAAAGTGATGTGGTGGCGGCGGTTTACAGTAGCGAGAACTTGGCTTTTGGCCCCGATTATTTAATTCCGAAACCGTTTGATCCGCGCCTAATTACGGTAATTGCACCAGCCGTTGCGAAGGCCGCCATGGACTGCGGAGTTGCAAGTCGACCCATCAAAGATTTTGCTCTTTACAAAGATCAATTGCAGCAGTTTGTGTATCACTCGGGCACAGTCATGAAACCCTTGTTTGGGATTGCGAAGAAGATTCCGATGGAGCAAAAACGGATTGTCTTTTGTGAGGGTGAGGATGAACGTGTGATGCGTGCCGTGCAAATCATGCTCGACGAAAGTTTGGTGAACCCCATCCTCATTGGGCGTCCATCGGTGATTGAGCATCGCATCGAGAAATACGGCCTGCGCATGAAATCAGGCGTGGATATCGAGATCGTCAATCCGGAAAGTGATGTGCGCTATCGTGATTTTTGGCAAACTTATTTGCAACTCACTGAGCGTAAGGGGGTGACCGAGTCCTTCGCGAAGCTCGAGATGCGCCGCCGCAATACTTTAATTGGCTCTATTCTCCTCAAAAAAGGGCAGGCCGATGGCATGATTTGCGGCACGATCAGCAACACTGCCATGCACTTGAAATACATTGATGAGGTCATTGGTCATGAACCGGGTGCAACAGTGTATGGAGCAATGTCGGGGCTGATACTGCCGAATCGCCAAGTCTTCTTGGTAGATACCCATGTCAATATTGATCCAAGCGCTGCCGAGTTAGCTGAAATCACACTCTTAGCTGCGAGCGAGATGCGCAAGTTGGGTATGACCCCGAAAGTTGCCTTACTTTCGCATTCGAACTTTGGTTCCAGTGATGCGCCATCGGCTGCAAAAATGCGTGAGGTATTGGCGATTTTGCAAAAAGCTGCTCCTGAGCTTGAGGTGGATGGTGAAATGCACGGTGATTGTGCGCTGGACCCGGAAATTCGGGCTGGTGCGATTACAAACTCAAGCTTGCGTGGAGAGGCCAATTTATTGGTCTTGCCCAATATTGATGCCGCCAATATTTCCTATAACTTATTGAAAACTGCCGCTGGTAATGGTGTTGCAATCGGACCACTTTTGCTCGGGGTTGCAAAACCGATTCATATTTTGACTCCGGCAGCCACGGTGCGTCGGATTGTCAATGTGAGCACACTTGCGGTTGTAGAGGCTGCTACCCAATCCAAGGGCTTATTTTAA
- a CDS encoding barstar family protein — protein sequence MNILPENITSASVEDHSRAENWDRNDQADREISAASIYAQGGLSRLQTYAANQDLGKKVTASWRAALAMRDAGPPAMLRSVRPNIVQSIRAFRTSDLAEAATELGQHFVYASCTNANTKGEVLEAIANAYMFTKQQAKNFDPLLDALTTLVDKAGPQPGFVVVLEGLPCTQKFDKEARETLLDVFRDAVEFWSERRVPYRVFYSFA from the coding sequence ATGAATATTCTTCCTGAAAACATTACTTCAGCAAGCGTCGAAGATCACAGCCGCGCAGAAAATTGGGACAGAAATGATCAAGCCGATCGCGAGATCTCGGCGGCGAGCATTTATGCCCAAGGTGGTCTGTCGCGTCTCCAGACCTATGCTGCCAATCAAGACCTAGGAAAAAAAGTGACAGCTTCTTGGCGTGCTGCTTTGGCTATGAGGGATGCCGGTCCCCCAGCAATGTTGCGCAGTGTGCGCCCCAATATCGTGCAATCGATTCGTGCATTCAGAACTAGTGACCTAGCTGAGGCTGCCACTGAACTTGGACAGCACTTTGTGTATGCAAGCTGCACCAATGCCAATACCAAGGGTGAGGTGCTCGAAGCAATCGCGAACGCCTATATGTTTACCAAGCAGCAGGCTAAAAACTTTGATCCCCTGTTAGATGCTCTGACAACCTTGGTTGACAAAGCTGGTCCTCAGCCAGGTTTTGTGGTGGTCCTCGAGGGTTTGCCTTGCACTCAAAAGTTTGACAAAGAAGCCAGGGAGACTCTCCTAGATGTGTTCCGCGATGCCGTTGAGTTTTGGTCAGAGCGCCGCGTCCCATATCGAGTCTTTTACTCGTTCGCTTAA
- a CDS encoding 16S rRNA (uracil(1498)-N(3))-methyltransferase, producing the protein MPQFYLAGDWAQSNLPKQLLPVDNDLAHHLRVRRIGADDVFTVFDGKGHTAVGRVSRTNETYSQIEIEQIQEDRQRELPYRIDLIQGLASGDKMDWVIEKAVETGATSITPIECERSVVKLKHDSKRLEKRLLHWQAIAQAACEQCDRSVIPEVNAIQHPRDAFKQSVAGLKILLSTTTTDSLHQFLNRHPPQSIALAIGPEGGFCPEEEEYAKQAGFTALSLGPRILRTETAGIVTISAVESIWSLKTS; encoded by the coding sequence ATGCCACAGTTCTACCTAGCAGGTGATTGGGCCCAATCTAATCTACCAAAACAACTTCTACCAGTTGATAATGATTTAGCCCATCACTTACGCGTTCGTCGTATCGGAGCAGATGATGTATTCACTGTGTTTGATGGTAAAGGCCATACCGCGGTAGGAAGAGTCTCCAGAACGAACGAAACCTATTCCCAGATTGAAATTGAACAAATCCAAGAAGATCGCCAGCGCGAGCTCCCTTATCGCATAGATCTAATTCAGGGACTTGCCAGCGGTGACAAAATGGATTGGGTCATCGAGAAAGCTGTTGAAACGGGGGCGACAAGCATCACCCCCATTGAGTGTGAGCGCTCGGTGGTCAAACTCAAACATGACTCAAAGCGACTAGAAAAACGTCTGCTTCATTGGCAGGCAATCGCGCAAGCGGCGTGTGAGCAATGCGATCGCAGCGTCATTCCAGAAGTTAATGCAATCCAACATCCTCGGGATGCATTCAAACAAAGTGTGGCTGGGTTAAAAATCCTTTTGAGCACAACGACCACCGATTCGCTGCATCAATTTCTAAATCGGCATCCACCCCAAAGCATTGCACTTGCGATTGGTCCAGAGGGAGGATTTTGCCCTGAGGAAGAGGAATATGCCAAACAGGCTGGTTTTACCGCCTTATCACTTGGTCCACGCATTCTACGAACGGAAACGGCTGGGATCGTTACGATCTCAGCCGTAGAGAGTATTTGGAGCTTAAAGACGAGTTAA
- the fur gene encoding ferric iron uptake transcriptional regulator yields MSQNATPTDLREIGLKVTAPRMKVLEFFQENADSHFSAEEVYMALVKDNSDIGLATVYRVLTQFEQAGILLRSHFESSKGDSRAIYELNEGNHHDHLVCLDCGHVEEFVDSAIEKRQNEIAKSLGFKLQEHSLAMYGHCQKKNCRNKKK; encoded by the coding sequence ATGAGCCAAAACGCCACCCCCACCGACCTCCGTGAAATCGGTCTAAAAGTCACGGCGCCACGGATGAAAGTCCTTGAGTTTTTTCAGGAAAACGCGGATTCGCACTTTAGTGCCGAAGAGGTCTACATGGCACTTGTGAAGGATAACTCCGATATCGGCTTAGCCACGGTCTATCGCGTTTTAACCCAATTTGAGCAAGCCGGAATCCTGCTAAGAAGCCATTTTGAGTCGAGTAAGGGGGATAGCCGAGCCATTTATGAGCTTAATGAAGGAAATCATCACGACCATCTTGTGTGCCTTGACTGTGGTCATGTCGAGGAGTTTGTGGATTCGGCCATTGAAAAACGCCAAAACGAAATTGCCAAATCCCTCGGGTTTAAGCTCCAAGAGCATTCTCTGGCGATGTATGGTCATTGCCAGAAAAAGAACTGTCGCAATAAGAAAAAGTAA
- a CDS encoding outer membrane protein assembly factor BamE — translation MQISIFTCRKPNRAFASRMLIVLCACLGLGACTSAVDNTQRAWMNTIFQPYVPDVVQGNFISSEQYAQLKVGMSREQVRQIMGTPLLASYFHANRWDYVFEFKREGQTIGKERRVTLFFEGDKLVKFDGDALPTEVELVAEIDNYAREKRSFWEVLTGKNKPPKPVKRPPPEVMVTSQPNNLPVPTPQPDVVITPVKN, via the coding sequence ATGCAGATTAGCATTTTTACTTGCCGCAAGCCAAATCGAGCTTTTGCATCACGGATGTTGATCGTGTTGTGCGCCTGTCTTGGTTTGGGTGCGTGTACCTCGGCGGTTGACAATACTCAGCGAGCTTGGATGAATACTATTTTCCAGCCGTATGTCCCCGATGTGGTTCAAGGCAACTTTATTTCCAGTGAGCAATATGCTCAATTAAAAGTAGGTATGAGTCGAGAGCAGGTGCGCCAAATTATGGGTACCCCATTATTAGCGAGTTATTTTCATGCCAATCGCTGGGACTATGTATTTGAGTTTAAGCGCGAGGGTCAGACCATCGGTAAGGAGAGACGCGTCACATTATTTTTTGAAGGCGATAAGCTCGTGAAGTTTGATGGCGATGCCTTACCTACTGAAGTAGAGCTTGTGGCCGAGATTGACAACTATGCGCGGGAGAAGCGCAGTTTTTGGGAAGTGCTAACGGGTAAAAATAAACCACCCAAGCCAGTAAAGAGGCCACCCCCTGAAGTGATGGTGACTAGCCAGCCTAATAATTTGCCGGTCCCAACACCGCAGCCTGATGTGGTGATCACCCCTGTTAAAAATTAA
- the dapB gene encoding 4-hydroxy-tetrahydrodipicolinate reductase produces the protein MKFAVAGATGKMGKMLIDTILRSSNAQLTGALEHPSCPLLGTDAGAFLGQQTNVLITSDLAKGLAGAEYLIDFTRPEGTLLHLEAAKLAGVKMIIGTTGFTAEQLQQLRGATDTIAIVFAPNMSVGVNATLKILQVAAQLLNQGYDIEIVEAHHRHKVDAPSGTAIKMGEVIAKAQGHSLADLAVYAREGHTGERKPGTIGFATIRGGDIVGDHTVIFAGEGERIEISHRSTSRQSYAEGALRAAAFLQNQPKGWFDMQDVLGLK, from the coding sequence ATGAAATTTGCAGTTGCGGGCGCAACCGGAAAAATGGGCAAAATGCTCATCGACACGATTTTGAGATCATCCAATGCGCAATTAACCGGTGCCCTTGAGCATCCTAGTTGCCCCTTATTAGGAACGGATGCGGGAGCATTTTTAGGTCAACAAACCAATGTCTTGATTACGTCTGATTTGGCCAAAGGATTAGCGGGTGCCGAGTATTTAATTGATTTCACAAGGCCCGAAGGAACTCTATTGCATCTTGAAGCTGCAAAGCTGGCAGGTGTCAAAATGATTATTGGCACGACTGGTTTTACTGCTGAGCAACTGCAACAGCTTCGCGGTGCGACCGACACTATTGCTATCGTATTTGCGCCTAATATGAGCGTGGGTGTAAATGCCACCCTCAAAATTTTGCAAGTCGCCGCCCAGTTGCTTAACCAGGGGTATGACATCGAAATTGTGGAAGCGCATCATCGGCACAAAGTGGATGCACCTTCAGGAACGGCCATCAAAATGGGTGAGGTGATTGCGAAGGCCCAAGGTCATTCCCTAGCTGATCTGGCGGTGTATGCCCGTGAGGGTCACACTGGTGAGCGGAAGCCAGGCACCATTGGTTTTGCAACGATACGGGGTGGTGATATCGTGGGTGATCACACCGTGATCTTTGCCGGTGAGGGTGAGCGCATCGAAATTAGCCATCGCTCCACAAGCCGTCAATCGTATGCCGAGGGCGCCTTACGAGCCGCTGCTTTTTTGCAAAACCAACCTAAGGGCTGGTTTGATATGCAAGACGTCTTAGGCCTCAAATAA
- the leuS gene encoding leucine--tRNA ligase, whose product MDKHQAKDYDFRSIEARAHHEWQAKDVYRVSEDAKTSTGQLKPKFYACSMLPYPSGKLHMGHVRNYTINDVMARQLRMQGYNVLMPMGWDAFGMPAENAALQNNVPPAQWTYQNIDYMRGQMAAMGLAIDWSREIATCKPDYYRWNQWLFLKMLEKGIAYRKTQTVNWDPVDQTVLANEQVIDGRGWRSGALVEKREIPGYYLNITAYAEELLTGLDDLAWPERVKIMQQNWIGKSHGVRFAFTHQVQDDAGRFINDGKMYVFTTRADTIMGVTFCAVAAEHPLAAKAAQTNPALAQFIERCKTGSVIEADLATQEKEGMPTGLYVTHPLTNEPIPLWVGNYVLMSYGDGAVMGVPAHDERDFAFANKYHLPIKQVIAVKGVTDLFNTSHWQEWYAQKENTECIYSGPYDRLSYPDAVQAVARDLKERGLGELKTTYRLRDWGISRQRYWGTPIPMIHCTDCGEVPVPESDLPVVLPEDCVPDGSGNPLNKRQDFLKVDCPKCGKPARRETDTMDTFVDSSWYFMRYTGPDAKSMVDSRNDYWMPMDQYIGGIEHAILHLLYARFWTKVMRDLGLVRFDEPFLNLLTQGMVLNETFYKEDSSGKKQWVNPADVELDLDEKGRPIAAKLIKDGSPVNIGGVEKMAKSKNNGVDPQALIDQYGADTARLFTMFAAPPEQQLEWSGAGVEGASRFLRRLWSYASSQAESLQAVHSSLPSDLNANEKELRFEVHTILKQANFDYQRRQYNTVVSAAMKMLNVLEPFKLNQDVNSIRPEVLSESLGILLRILYPVVPHCTYALWEDLGFAKHFGSLLDAPWPQVDESALIRSEIELVLQINGKHRGQIKVPADASKDTIEAISLQSEPVLRLLNGAAPKKIVVVPGRLVNVVA is encoded by the coding sequence ATGGATAAACATCAGGCTAAAGATTACGATTTTCGGAGTATTGAAGCGCGTGCACATCATGAGTGGCAAGCTAAGGATGTCTATCGTGTTAGTGAAGATGCAAAGACATCCACTGGTCAATTAAAGCCGAAGTTCTATGCCTGTTCGATGCTGCCTTATCCCTCCGGTAAGTTGCATATGGGTCATGTGCGCAACTACACCATCAATGATGTGATGGCGCGCCAACTGCGGATGCAAGGCTACAACGTCTTAATGCCGATGGGTTGGGACGCATTTGGTATGCCGGCCGAGAATGCCGCACTTCAGAATAATGTGCCACCCGCACAATGGACCTATCAAAATATTGATTACATGCGTGGTCAGATGGCAGCGATGGGGTTAGCAATTGATTGGTCACGGGAGATTGCAACGTGCAAGCCTGATTACTACCGTTGGAACCAGTGGCTATTTTTGAAGATGCTTGAAAAAGGCATTGCCTATCGCAAAACCCAAACCGTCAACTGGGATCCAGTAGATCAAACCGTTTTAGCGAATGAGCAAGTGATCGATGGCCGTGGTTGGCGCTCGGGCGCCTTGGTTGAAAAGCGGGAGATCCCTGGGTACTACCTCAATATTACTGCGTATGCTGAAGAGTTATTAACGGGACTCGATGATCTAGCATGGCCTGAGCGCGTCAAGATCATGCAACAAAACTGGATTGGTAAAAGCCATGGAGTACGCTTTGCATTTACTCATCAAGTTCAGGATGATGCCGGCCGTTTCATTAACGATGGCAAGATGTATGTGTTCACCACACGCGCGGATACCATCATGGGCGTCACGTTTTGTGCGGTTGCTGCCGAGCATCCCTTGGCTGCCAAGGCGGCACAAACCAATCCAGCATTAGCGCAATTCATTGAACGTTGCAAAACCGGGAGTGTGATTGAAGCCGATCTGGCGACCCAAGAAAAAGAGGGCATGCCAACCGGTTTGTATGTGACCCATCCCTTAACCAATGAGCCAATTCCGCTATGGGTTGGTAATTACGTACTGATGTCGTATGGCGATGGTGCGGTGATGGGGGTTCCCGCCCACGATGAGCGCGACTTTGCCTTTGCTAATAAATACCATTTACCTATTAAGCAGGTAATCGCGGTTAAAGGGGTAACCGATCTTTTTAATACCTCGCACTGGCAAGAGTGGTATGCACAAAAAGAGAACACCGAGTGTATTTACAGCGGGCCCTATGACCGCTTATCGTACCCAGATGCTGTGCAAGCCGTTGCCAGAGATCTGAAAGAGCGAGGCCTTGGTGAGCTAAAAACAACCTATCGCTTGCGCGATTGGGGCATTTCTCGACAGCGCTATTGGGGGACTCCAATCCCCATGATTCACTGCACTGATTGTGGCGAAGTGCCAGTTCCTGAGTCGGATTTACCTGTGGTCTTGCCCGAAGACTGCGTGCCAGATGGTTCTGGTAATCCTCTCAATAAACGTCAAGATTTTTTAAAAGTCGATTGTCCGAAGTGCGGTAAGCCTGCACGGCGTGAGACCGACACCATGGATACCTTTGTAGATTCCTCATGGTATTTCATGCGCTATACCGGTCCCGATGCAAAAAGTATGGTGGACTCTCGTAATGACTATTGGATGCCAATGGATCAATACATTGGCGGAATTGAGCATGCGATCTTGCATCTGCTGTACGCTCGGTTTTGGACCAAGGTAATGCGCGATTTAGGTTTGGTGCGTTTTGATGAGCCTTTTCTAAATCTCCTCACGCAGGGGATGGTTCTTAACGAAACCTTCTATAAAGAAGATTCGAGTGGCAAAAAGCAATGGGTTAATCCTGCTGATGTCGAGCTTGATCTTGATGAGAAGGGACGACCCATTGCAGCTAAGCTCATCAAGGATGGCTCACCAGTCAATATCGGTGGTGTCGAGAAGATGGCCAAAAGCAAAAATAATGGCGTTGATCCGCAAGCCCTGATTGATCAGTATGGCGCTGATACGGCACGGCTATTTACGATGTTTGCCGCTCCACCTGAGCAGCAACTCGAGTGGTCGGGTGCTGGTGTAGAGGGTGCTTCTCGGTTCCTGCGTCGTTTATGGAGCTATGCGAGTTCGCAAGCGGAATCTTTACAAGCAGTACATTCGTCCCTTCCAAGCGATCTCAATGCTAACGAAAAAGAGCTGCGCTTTGAAGTGCATACGATTTTGAAGCAGGCTAATTTTGATTATCAACGTCGCCAGTACAACACCGTGGTCTCGGCTGCCATGAAGATGTTGAATGTGTTAGAGCCCTTTAAGTTAAATCAGGATGTAAATTCGATTCGTCCTGAAGTGCTTTCGGAATCACTCGGAATTTTGCTACGCATTTTGTATCCCGTTGTTCCACACTGCACCTATGCGTTGTGGGAAGACCTTGGATTTGCCAAGCACTTTGGCTCTTTATTGGATGCACCTTGGCCGCAAGTGGATGAGTCTGCTTTGATTCGGTCGGAGATTGAGTTGGTGTTGCAAATTAATGGCAAACACCGAGGCCAAATCAAGGTACCAGCCGATGCCTCAAAAGATACGATTGAGGCTATTAGCTTACAGTCAGAGCCTGTTTTGCGACTCTTAAACGGTGCGGCGCCCAAGAAGATCGTTGTGGTTCCGGGC